ATTCCTAATTACACAACAATGAAGCGTGAGATCAATAGTAATTATGAAGCATCGAATCTTTATTTCGCTAATGATGTGCGTTTAGGCTCGATGCGAACTAATTTAGTTAGTCAGTCGGTATCGATCAATCAGATCTCACCTAACTTAACTAAAGCAATCACCTCAACCGAAGACCAATACTTCTATCAACATAAAGGAATCGTGCCTAAATCAGTTTTCCGGGCACTCCTGTCTAGCTTAACCGGTATTGGTGTTCAAACTGGTGGTTCCACGCTGACCCAACAGTTAGTAAAAATGCAAATTTTGAATTCGGAAACTACATTTAAACGTAAAGCAACCGAAATTCTATTAGCATTACGGGTCGACAAATACTTTTCTAAAACTGAAATTTTACAGGCTTACTTAAATGCCGCCACTTTTGGTCGTAACAACAAAGGACAAAATGTGGCTGGGGTCGAAGAAGCCGCTGAAGGCTTGTTTGGTGTTCACGCCAGTCAAGTCAATGTGGCCCAGGCCGCCTTTATCGCGGGCCTACCCCAGAGTCCATCGGTTTATACACCTTATACCAACACCGGTAAGTTGAAAAAGAACATCGAATACGGCCTAGAACGTAAAGATGTAGTTCTTTTCCGAATGTATCGCGACAATAAGATCAGCTACAAGACTTATCAAGCAGCGAAAAAGTATGATCTAACCAAAGATTTTCTGCCTAAAGCAAATAATCCGCAACAAAGTGTTAAGTATGGCTACGTTTATAACCTCTTGACACAACAAGCAAAAGGGATTATCAAAAAGCAACTTTACCAAGCTGACGGTCTGACCGCCGCTAAGGTTAATAAAGATGGTGCCCTTTCCGAACAATACGACGAACAGGCAGAACAGCTATTGGCTAATCGTGGTTATCATATTTACAGTACGATCAACAAACCGATCTATAACGCCATGCAACAAGTTGTTAAACAACAAGGTTCAACTTTAGGTCAAACCTACTATGATACAGCAACCGATGCCAGCGGAAATATTGTTAAAGTGAAGGAACAAGTTCAAAATGGTAGTGTGCTCTTGAATAACCAAACCGGTGCCATACTTGGCTTTATTGGTGGCCGTAGTTATTCCAGTAGCCAATTAAACCACGCCTTTGATACAATGCGTTCACCTGGTTCATCGATCAAACCATTAGCCGTCTATGCACCAGCGATCGAACGCAAGATCATTGGCTCAGAGACTAAGTTGGCCGACTTTAAAGTTAATTTTAATGGCTACAAGCCAACCGACTATGGATCAACGATTCAAAATCGGTTCATCAATGCGCGTGAAGCTTTGAAATATTCTTACAACATTCCAGCGGTCAATCTGTACAACGAAGTTCGTAATCAAGGTTCAGTCAAACCTTATCTCGAAAAGATGGGAATCACTTCGTTGACTGCCAATGATTACAAAAACTTAGGTTTAGCGCTTGGCGGGACTGATTATGGGGTCACGGTGGCCGACGCTGCAAGTGCCTACTCTACGCTTTCTAACGGTGGGACCCATACCGATTCTTATGTGATCGATAAAATTACCGATGCTAATGGCAAAGTGGTTTACCAACACAAAGCAAAATCAACTAAAGTCTTCTCAGCAGCAACTGCCTACATCACCTCTAATATGATGCACTCCGTAGTATCTTCGGGGACGGCTAGTCAAATTCCGGGTGAAACCGTCTTTGACACGACTAACTTAGTTGGTAAAACGGGGACATCTAATGACAATCGTGATAGTTGGTTTGTTGGTAGCACACCAACAGTTACCTTAGCTACTTGGACAGGTTACGATAACTATAATGGTTCCTCGTATAATCTAACTGATTCATCTAGTGAGATCACCAACCAGTTCTGGTCTAACCTTGCTAATGCCGTTTACAATGCGGATAGCAGCGTAATGGGTACAACCAAAACGCGTAAAAGACCAAGTGGCGTCACGACTGCCTCGGTGGTTAAATCAACAGGACAGTTACCTGGACAATTAACGGTCGCTGGTCAAAGCGTCTTCGCCAGTGGCACTAAAACGACTTCGTATTATGCCGGTTGGAGCCCAAGTAAAACGAAAGAGAAATTTGGGATCGGTGGTAGCACTTCTAATTACTCAACTTTCTGGAAAAATTACATTAATGGTAATAACGCTGACGGCGCCCTTTATGGTGGCGAAGTCATTCCTGATGAATACACTGAAGGCAATACCACTACTGGTATCGGTCAGAGTACGGCCGCAACGACCACAAATTAAACTAAAAAAATAAACCTGCCGTAAAAAAACGGAGGTTTATTTTTTTACACTTATTTAGTCGTACCACGTTCAACGATACCATAAGGTAAGAGAATCGTTTGATTGTCGATTTCTTCCTTATTCATCATCTTCGTCAATAATCGCATTGCAACTGCACCAATATCATACAATGGCTGTGTGATCGAACTCATCTTGGGCCGTGAGATCTCAGTCAATTTGGAATCGTTGCTGGTGATCAATTCAAAATCATCAGGCACGTTGACGCCATCATCACCGGCACCATTCAATAAGCCAATTGCTAATTCATCGTCGCCGATCACTGCAGCAGTTGCACCAGCTGCCTTGACCCGATCCCAGATTGCTTCGCCAGCTTTATAACTGTATTCAGTTTCAAAAACCAAATTAGGATCGTAAGCAATTTTAGCTTGAGCTAAGGCTTTCTTGTAACCTTTCAAACGATATTGGCCGTTGATTGGTTCGTTTAAGCTACCCGTAACGAACGCAATCTTTTCGTTACCATGACGAACTAAAGTACTGGTAGCTTCATCAATTGCTTCAACGTAATCAATGTTAACACTAGCCACTTGTTCGTCTGGATCAACTGAACCGGCCAAAACGATTGGTGTCTTTGAGCGCGCAAATTCAGTCCGAATGCTGTCTGTGATCTGATTGCCCATGAAGATGACCCCATCGACTTGTTTAGCCAACAAAGTATTCAATACTTGGATTTCTTTTTGGCCGTTTTCATCTGAATTAGCCAAAATAATATTGTACTTGTACATTGTTGCTACATCATCGATCCCGCGAGCCAATGATGAGAAGTAAATGTTAGTGACATCGGGAATGATCACGCCGACGGTTGTCGTCTTTTTACTAGCTAAGCCCCGCGCAACAGCATTAGGCCGGTAGTCTAAACGATCAATGACTTCAAGAACTTTCTTTCTAGTTGCTGGTTTAACGTTGGGGTTACCGTTCACGACACGTGAGACGGTTGCCATTGAAACGTTAGCTTCACGCGCAACGTCATAAATGGTGATAGTTTGTTTATCCATTAGAGATTCCTCGCTTTGTTTTCATTAATTTTCATGGAATTACCTTTTATAATTTAACAAAATTCGCAAACAAATGCAAGCGTTTCAAATGCTTTTTTCATAAAACTTACATGCTTGTTTTCATAATCAGTTGTGAATTAAATTGAAAATTTGTGAAACGTTAATTATGCTATACTGAAATAGAATTAAGAAAGGATGATTACTTATGAATCATTTGCAAAATTTGCAAAACTGGTTAGCGACTAATCGTTATGATGTCGCCTACATCAGTAATCCAACTAACGTGGCCTATTTCTCTGGTTTCTTTGCTGATCCAGAAGAGCGGGTACAAGCGTTACTGGTTTTTCCTGATCAAGACCCCTTCTATTTTGGCCCCCAACTAGAAGTTGAAGCCGTCAAAGCTAGCGGTTGGACTTACCCTGCTTATGGCTACCTCGATCATGAAGATGCCTTTGCTTTGATCGCCAAACAAGTTGAACAACGGCAAGCACAACCTAAACGTTGGGCCATTGAAAAAGATGATCTCTCCTTTGGTCGTTACGAAGTGTTACAACAAGCATTTCCGCAGGCTTCTTTCCCTGGCGATGCCAGTCGCTTCATTGAACAAGCAAAGCTGATCAAAACGCCGGATGAAATTGCGGAAATGGTGGCTGCCGGTAAAGAAGCAGATTATGCCTTTGAAGTTGGCTTCAAAGCGATTCAAGCTGGGCGGACGGAACAAGAAGTCGTTGCCGAGATCGAATATGCCCTAATGAAGCGCGGCGTCATGCAAATGAGTTTTGACACCATCGTACAGGCCGGTGCTGATGCGGCTGATCCACATGAGGGTCCTAAAGCCACAAAAATTCAGCCAAATGAACTGATTTTATTTGACTTAGGAACCGTGCATAACGGCTACATGAGTGATGCTACCCGGACAATAGCCTTTGGTCAACCAGATGAAAAAGCGCTAGACATTCACAAAGTTTGTTTAGAAGCACAATTGACCGCGCAAGCAGCAGCTAAGCCAGGTTTGACCGCAGCTGAATTGGATCACATTGCCCGCAGCGTGATCACTAAAGCTGGTTATGGTGACTACTTTATTCACCGTTTAGGCCATGGTATTGGTACTTCAACCCATGAGTTTCCTTCAATTATGGAAGGCAACAACATGGAATTACAACCAGGCATGTGCTTCTCGATTGAGCCAGGGATCTATATTCCTGGCGTTGCCGGTGTACGGATCGAAGATTGTATCCATATCACTGAAGACGGCAATGAACCATTTACCCATACACCTAAAGAATTACAATACATTAAGTAGTAACGATCTTAAGACCACACAAATAAGCGCCTAGCTAAAAATAGCTTGGGCGCTTATTTGTACAGGGCTAATTAATTATTTTTCAGTCGTTTCATCACTAGTAAGTGCTTCTGACGTTGCTGAAGCTGCTTCACTGGTCACATCAGCATTTTTAGCTTCCGCAAACGCACTTTGTCCTTCAAGATTGATGTCTGCATAATCATTGGACTCATCATCCTTCAAGTCAGCTGCGGAATCCTTGGCCTCTTCTGCTGCTGATTTAACTTCTCCAGCGGCACTAGTTGCTGTTTCACCTAAATCGTTGAACGTATCGCCAGCAATATCGGCGAATTCATCGGTTGTTTCGTCAGCAAAGTCAGCATAATCAGCCGCCTTATCGCGGAACTGATTGACTTTACGTGCTAAATTATCCCGCAATTCGTCACTTGACTCAGGTGCTAACAAACGAGTTGCCGCAAATGCTGCTGCGCCACCAAGTAAAAATCCAAATAGAAAATGTCCTTTTGCCATTATAAATCGCTCCCTTGTTGTGTATTTACTTCTGAATCAGTAGTTGCTTTGTGCTGGCGCCGTTTACGATAAAGCCGCAAGGCACTAGCTCCAACACGGCTAAGTGCCGAAGCTTTGGCGGTCGTTGCACCAACATTGGATATTTTATCCACTAAGTTATGGCTTGCTTCATTAAGATCAGAAACACTAGCTCCTAGATCACCAGCTGCTTGGAAAACTGGGTCTAAGTTAGCCACCTTGCCATTAACATCGTCCAACAACACATTCGCTTTCGTCAGCAAACCTTCGACTTCTTTAGAAAGTGTGTCCACATCCCCAGTGACGACGGTTACTGTTCGCGTTGCTTCATTGACCGTTGCCTGAATTTCTTTCATCACTTTAGTCACACGCCGCAATAAAACCACGAGCCCGATCACTAAAATTAGAAATGCAATGGCTGCAATCAATCCAGCGATTTCACCACCAGTCATAGCATAGCCTCCTCTGTCCCACAATAGTGAGTAATTTTTGTGCCAAAAGTTTTGGCTATTCCGCTAAGGTAGTCCGTAACC
This is a stretch of genomic DNA from Loigolactobacillus coryniformis subsp. coryniformis KCTC 3167 = DSM 20001. It encodes these proteins:
- a CDS encoding transglycosylase domain-containing protein, whose translation is MMLKDHRSRTDQRQQRRPDGFFPRLVQLLGRIWHYIKRRLSFPDVILKETATTKETIFYYLDISISVARSLLLHLLSFGLVVGALGLGLGLGYFAALISHDNIPNYTTMKREINSNYEASNLYFANDVRLGSMRTNLVSQSVSINQISPNLTKAITSTEDQYFYQHKGIVPKSVFRALLSSLTGIGVQTGGSTLTQQLVKMQILNSETTFKRKATEILLALRVDKYFSKTEILQAYLNAATFGRNNKGQNVAGVEEAAEGLFGVHASQVNVAQAAFIAGLPQSPSVYTPYTNTGKLKKNIEYGLERKDVVLFRMYRDNKISYKTYQAAKKYDLTKDFLPKANNPQQSVKYGYVYNLLTQQAKGIIKKQLYQADGLTAAKVNKDGALSEQYDEQAEQLLANRGYHIYSTINKPIYNAMQQVVKQQGSTLGQTYYDTATDASGNIVKVKEQVQNGSVLLNNQTGAILGFIGGRSYSSSQLNHAFDTMRSPGSSIKPLAVYAPAIERKIIGSETKLADFKVNFNGYKPTDYGSTIQNRFINAREALKYSYNIPAVNLYNEVRNQGSVKPYLEKMGITSLTANDYKNLGLALGGTDYGVTVADAASAYSTLSNGGTHTDSYVIDKITDANGKVVYQHKAKSTKVFSAATAYITSNMMHSVVSSGTASQIPGETVFDTTNLVGKTGTSNDNRDSWFVGSTPTVTLATWTGYDNYNGSSYNLTDSSSEITNQFWSNLANAVYNADSSVMGTTKTRKRPSGVTTASVVKSTGQLPGQLTVAGQSVFASGTKTTSYYAGWSPSKTKEKFGIGGSTSNYSTFWKNYINGNNADGALYGGEVIPDEYTEGNTTTGIGQSTAATTTN
- a CDS encoding YtxH domain-containing protein encodes the protein MAKGHFLFGFLLGGAAAFAATRLLAPESSDELRDNLARKVNQFRDKAADYADFADETTDEFADIAGDTFNDLGETATSAAGEVKSAAEEAKDSAADLKDDESNDYADINLEGQSAFAEAKNADVTSEAASATSEALTSDETTEK
- a CDS encoding DUF948 domain-containing protein, whose amino-acid sequence is MTGGEIAGLIAAIAFLILVIGLVVLLRRVTKVMKEIQATVNEATRTVTVVTGDVDTLSKEVEGLLTKANVLLDDVNGKVANLDPVFQAAGDLGASVSDLNEASHNLVDKISNVGATTAKASALSRVGASALRLYRKRRQHKATTDSEVNTQQGSDL
- the ccpA gene encoding catabolite control protein A, whose amino-acid sequence is MDKQTITIYDVAREANVSMATVSRVVNGNPNVKPATRKKVLEVIDRLDYRPNAVARGLASKKTTTVGVIIPDVTNIYFSSLARGIDDVATMYKYNIILANSDENGQKEIQVLNTLLAKQVDGVIFMGNQITDSIRTEFARSKTPIVLAGSVDPDEQVASVNIDYVEAIDEATSTLVRHGNEKIAFVTGSLNEPINGQYRLKGYKKALAQAKIAYDPNLVFETEYSYKAGEAIWDRVKAAGATAAVIGDDELAIGLLNGAGDDGVNVPDDFELITSNDSKLTEISRPKMSSITQPLYDIGAVAMRLLTKMMNKEEIDNQTILLPYGIVERGTTK
- a CDS encoding M24 family metallopeptidase, producing the protein MNHLQNLQNWLATNRYDVAYISNPTNVAYFSGFFADPEERVQALLVFPDQDPFYFGPQLEVEAVKASGWTYPAYGYLDHEDAFALIAKQVEQRQAQPKRWAIEKDDLSFGRYEVLQQAFPQASFPGDASRFIEQAKLIKTPDEIAEMVAAGKEADYAFEVGFKAIQAGRTEQEVVAEIEYALMKRGVMQMSFDTIVQAGADAADPHEGPKATKIQPNELILFDLGTVHNGYMSDATRTIAFGQPDEKALDIHKVCLEAQLTAQAAAKPGLTAAELDHIARSVITKAGYGDYFIHRLGHGIGTSTHEFPSIMEGNNMELQPGMCFSIEPGIYIPGVAGVRIEDCIHITEDGNEPFTHTPKELQYIK